The following proteins come from a genomic window of unidentified bacterial endosymbiont:
- a CDS encoding immunity 42 family protein, giving the protein MIYGDVLVIGIQLELGMVCDTIKCGMFNFVFDGKLFPGQGMGIEFYPTILDLQHSLQFGLKKRMPDIGMLPLEQIDFLDEPPGVIHLSSGMAEDFGFCCCLGFDGNEDRFFYSMDYGKTYQEKRYPQGTIERLINSLPKIEDIDFCSQDVVKDFVGQLSATGFKQTSDWDYSSSNDHQSPLVLSEQWMNDKVKQLENVPPHCQRLFEASRRLPKAILHRYTQDAEGHIHRFSPTHTGDYYWSGSTNHCSNPLKLPLDVKASLHKEFGWSIK; this is encoded by the coding sequence ATGATTTACGGTGATGTTTTGGTTATTGGTATTCAGCTAGAGTTAGGGATGGTTTGTGATACCATCAAGTGCGGAATGTTTAATTTTGTATTTGATGGGAAATTATTTCCGGGTCAGGGGATGGGGATAGAATTTTACCCAACAATTTTAGATTTACAGCATAGCCTACAGTTTGGGTTAAAAAAAAGGATGCCCGATATCGGAATGCTGCCTTTAGAGCAAATTGATTTTTTAGATGAACCCCCAGGTGTTATTCATTTGTCATCTGGCATGGCAGAAGATTTTGGATTCTGTTGTTGCCTAGGATTTGATGGCAATGAAGATCGATTTTTTTATTCTATGGATTATGGTAAGACCTATCAGGAAAAACGTTACCCCCAGGGGACCATTGAACGGTTAATTAACAGCCTGCCCAAAATAGAAGATATTGACTTTTGTAGCCAAGATGTAGTCAAAGATTTTGTAGGGCAATTAAGTGCAACTGGATTTAAACAAACCAGCGACTGGGATTACTCTAGCAGCAATGATCATCAATCCCCTCTGGTATTAAGCGAACAATGGATGAATGATAAAGTTAAGCAATTGGAGAATGTACCCCCGCATTGTCAAAGACTCTTTGAAGCTTCACGTCGACTACCCAAAGCGATACTACATCGGTATACCCAAGATGCCGAGGGTCATATTCATCGCTTCTCACCGACCCATACCGGGGATTATTACTGGAGCGGCAGTACCAATCACTGTAGCAATCCCCTGAAGTTGCCTCTTGATGTGAAAGCCAGTTTACATAAAGAATTCGGGTGGTCAATCAAATGA
- a CDS encoding transposase yields the protein MNQGESRSYDKEFKLNAVKLYHSTGKTLCQLSEELGVPKSTLAGWVHQHNKDGAEAFPGKGYLKASDAELSQLRKELAIAREERDILKKALGIFSVARK from the coding sequence ATGAATCAAGGGGAATCAAGGAGCTATGATAAGGAATTCAAGCTGAATGCGGTAAAGCTGTATCACAGCACTGGTAAAACGCTCTGTCAATTGAGCGAGGAATTGGGAGTTCCCAAGAGTACATTGGCAGGGTGGGTCCATCAGCATAACAAGGATGGTGCAGAGGCTTTCCCGGGCAAAGGATACCTGAAAGCGTCTGATGCTGAGCTCAGTCAATTGCGGAAAGAATTGGCGATAGCACGCGAAGAGAGGGATATCCTAAAAAAAGCCTTGGGCATCTTCTCAGTGGCCCGCAAGTAA
- a CDS encoding polymorphic toxin type 17 domain-containing protein, translating to MCPLKGSKINHLTARGDIHNQGGNFGAEKHLRLRAKRDFINQTVTHTSKTSSDRPGYHESHCHTTLGQRAGLYVLQPQGVLEAAAGRDITLTAARVLNAGVDGQTRFTAGRDINLGAVQVGEQHKHIDHYYTQSQGSSRDVGSQLKTAGDISFQAGHNFTAIAAQLSSGIRVNHSGALSLRRERDPAMTAPSSSEESLLPAESLATSSADPQRATGSLRIQAGNNIDIQAGQASHHKESHWRGSDRSVAGQEVLAQEAQLAVEAPQGELQVAAQQDVCLSAVQLRNRGAAGHTTLTAGRHLTLDTLRSEEQQSRVQDADNFLHQSRTAAVGSSIQTVGDVRCQAGERFQATAAQVSSRDGAVQVAATQQLELLSGEATEDYDHATKHTEEGFFSSKTIRTRDIRHQSMALGSSFSGRQVTMIAGDQAKKTGQGHISVDGSSVVSDRQTTLVANTISITSAENHQQQHYTRQEKKSGLFSTGGASFCIGSQRQSLEQQRAGITHNSSSVGSLQGDVTIQALEHYQQLASQVVAPQGNVEITAAELAILDEHNQLQLTQESSSSTSGFTVSVSNPALSALQTAKQLQSAVSQTSDPRMHALAAAAGGLAAKNTYDALQCKPQQLGGINVTATFGSSESHSESSEHHTTAQRSLVAGQNLLIQANRRNATIQGDLQAKERGLITAAGDLKLLASENRSRQKSSQSSSSHSFGVGRGLVMGMSEGEGSSQGESCSYQLAQARAGQKIELESGRNILAQGVVSAQNVKVRCGANCTIESLEDTDHQEGEQRQIGINLDIGPMASGSVNFNQSNYHHDFASVQQQAGIEAGDLGYQGDVKLNTHLGGGGLKSSAKAVINNLNHWGTGTLTQSAIENRNDHDAQSISGSIGFSQHPQKPGQPALQDGGVGKNQLGQAAPGALQVPGSGLPSHHGLSATIPIVMNASGHDRSTTRSGISGAGQSVTLTNPAAQLALTGQTPEQAIAAFDASVTSDKDSSNALSNSFNLEEIKAGFQIVEALTREVGTFLDNRAKEQTKTQTDLTEEQGKALEQQNTQKIAALQERLQENQLWEMGGKGRILMSALSLAAGSNITGSTGQLLQAATVNVIQSYGAQQIKLLADSMNSEVARTALQGLLAGAGAAAQGQSATPAALGASASVVLNNLIDSAYGETSSTLSLAKREARKNLVSTLITGTTHALGGEAALANAAATIEAENNAVFAPLIPVALGTMWIADKALTAYYIHQDVTALRSGEKTLEQIALERGEQYIIGALVGNLAGHGYKAIKQGGKWVAKAIKEGTHHGPQLATATAGATQQFSRQAGQINSRTHGIYQVNRPQPSVNPVNKIWSVKGRIKEAQLPTKGKIRFVPREGYAPNESLRRSVNKGYIDRFGNEWTKGPSRTAGQPFEWDVIFSDRGQKQLGWASRDGKHINVSLDGKITHR from the coding sequence TTGTGTCCGTTAAAGGGTAGCAAGATCAATCACCTCACGGCGCGTGGTGATATACATAACCAAGGGGGCAACTTCGGCGCCGAGAAGCACCTCCGGCTTCGTGCCAAGCGGGACTTTATCAACCAGACGGTCACGCACACCAGCAAGACGAGTAGCGACCGTCCAGGCTATCATGAGAGCCATTGTCACACCACCCTAGGCCAGCGGGCAGGGCTGTATGTCCTGCAACCACAAGGGGTACTAGAGGCCGCCGCGGGGCGCGATATCACCCTGACCGCCGCCCGCGTCCTAAATGCTGGGGTGGATGGTCAAACCCGATTCACCGCCGGTCGTGATATTAACCTTGGCGCGGTCCAGGTGGGGGAGCAGCATAAACACATCGATCATTACTACACCCAGTCGCAAGGCAGCAGCCGTGATGTGGGTAGTCAACTGAAAACCGCTGGCGATATTAGCTTCCAGGCTGGCCATAATTTCACTGCCATAGCTGCCCAGTTAAGCAGTGGCATCCGTGTGAATCATTCAGGGGCTCTCAGCCTCAGGCGGGAGCGTGACCCCGCTATGACTGCTCCTAGCAGCAGCGAAGAGAGCCTATTGCCGGCTGAGTCGCTAGCAACAAGCAGTGCCGACCCCCAACGTGCCACTGGTAGTTTGCGTATTCAGGCTGGCAATAATATCGATATCCAAGCAGGCCAAGCAAGCCACCATAAGGAAAGCCACTGGAGGGGAAGCGATCGGTCGGTAGCTGGCCAGGAGGTGCTAGCCCAGGAAGCGCAGCTGGCAGTAGAAGCGCCGCAAGGTGAGCTACAAGTGGCAGCTCAACAGGATGTTTGCTTGAGCGCCGTGCAGCTCAGAAATCGTGGCGCAGCTGGCCACACCACCCTCACCGCCGGCCGCCATCTCACGCTAGATACCCTGCGTAGCGAAGAACAGCAGAGCAGGGTCCAGGATGCCGACAACTTTCTACACCAAAGTCGCACCGCAGCGGTGGGCAGCTCAATACAAACTGTCGGTGATGTGCGCTGTCAGGCTGGTGAGCGCTTCCAAGCCACCGCCGCTCAAGTGAGCAGCCGTGATGGGGCTGTGCAGGTGGCAGCTACTCAGCAGCTTGAACTCCTCAGTGGCGAAGCTACAGAGGATTATGATCATGCCACTAAGCACACCGAAGAGGGTTTTTTTAGTAGCAAGACCATCCGCACCCGTGATATTCGCCACCAAAGCATGGCCCTTGGGAGTAGTTTCAGCGGCCGTCAGGTGACAATGATTGCTGGGGATCAGGCGAAAAAAACCGGTCAAGGCCACATCAGCGTGGATGGTTCCAGCGTGGTGAGTGATCGACAAACCACCCTGGTCGCCAACACTATCAGCATCACCAGCGCCGAGAATCACCAACAGCAACACTACACTCGGCAGGAGAAAAAAAGTGGCCTATTCTCCACGGGTGGGGCCTCATTTTGTATTGGCAGCCAGCGCCAGAGCCTCGAGCAGCAGCGGGCGGGCATTACTCATAATAGCAGTAGTGTCGGCAGCTTACAGGGCGATGTGACTATCCAGGCCCTGGAGCACTACCAGCAGCTCGCTAGTCAGGTGGTGGCTCCGCAAGGCAATGTTGAAATCACTGCCGCGGAGCTCGCTATTTTGGATGAGCACAACCAACTGCAACTCACCCAGGAAAGTAGCAGCAGCACCAGCGGCTTCACCGTGAGTGTCAGCAACCCGGCCCTGAGCGCTCTCCAAACGGCTAAACAGCTGCAGAGTGCCGTCAGCCAGACCAGCGATCCACGGATGCACGCCTTAGCCGCCGCGGCCGGTGGCCTGGCCGCTAAGAACACCTATGATGCCCTGCAGTGCAAGCCGCAACAGCTAGGTGGAATTAACGTCACCGCCACCTTCGGCAGTAGTGAAAGTCACAGTGAAAGCAGTGAGCACCACACCACCGCCCAGCGCTCGCTGGTGGCCGGACAAAACCTCCTCATTCAAGCAAACAGGAGAAATGCCACGATACAGGGCGACCTGCAAGCCAAGGAGCGAGGACTGATAACCGCTGCCGGCGATCTGAAACTGCTGGCCAGTGAAAACCGCAGCCGGCAGAAAAGTAGTCAGAGCTCCAGCAGCCACTCATTCGGTGTTGGCCGAGGCCTCGTAATGGGGATGAGTGAAGGCGAAGGCAGCAGCCAAGGGGAGAGCTGCAGCTACCAGCTCGCCCAGGCGCGGGCCGGCCAAAAAATCGAGTTAGAGAGTGGTCGCAATATCCTCGCGCAGGGGGTGGTGAGCGCCCAGAACGTCAAAGTGCGCTGTGGCGCCAACTGCACGATTGAAAGCCTGGAAGACACCGACCACCAGGAGGGTGAACAGCGGCAGATTGGGATAAACCTAGATATCGGTCCCATGGCGAGTGGCAGCGTTAATTTCAACCAGAGTAACTACCACCATGATTTTGCCAGTGTCCAGCAGCAGGCAGGCATCGAAGCGGGCGACCTGGGTTACCAAGGGGATGTTAAACTCAATACCCACCTGGGAGGCGGCGGCCTCAAAAGCAGTGCAAAGGCAGTGATCAACAACCTCAATCACTGGGGGACCGGTACCTTAACCCAAAGCGCGATTGAAAACCGTAACGACCATGATGCCCAGAGCATCAGTGGCAGCATCGGTTTTAGCCAACATCCCCAGAAGCCAGGGCAGCCCGCCCTGCAGGATGGAGGTGTTGGCAAAAACCAGTTAGGACAAGCCGCGCCAGGAGCCCTGCAGGTACCCGGCAGTGGGCTGCCGAGCCACCATGGCCTCTCCGCTACCATACCCATCGTGATGAACGCCAGTGGCCACGACCGCAGTACCACCCGCAGTGGTATTAGCGGCGCCGGGCAATCCGTCACCCTTACCAATCCCGCTGCTCAACTAGCACTCACCGGCCAAACTCCAGAGCAGGCCATCGCCGCCTTCGATGCCAGCGTCACCAGTGATAAGGACAGCAGCAACGCACTATCCAACAGCTTCAACCTAGAAGAGATAAAAGCGGGCTTCCAGATTGTCGAGGCCCTCACCCGCGAAGTCGGCACTTTCCTAGACAATCGAGCTAAGGAGCAGACGAAAACGCAAACGGACTTAACCGAGGAGCAAGGCAAAGCGCTCGAGCAGCAAAATACCCAAAAAATAGCAGCGCTACAGGAGCGCTTACAAGAGAACCAGCTGTGGGAGATGGGCGGCAAAGGACGTATTCTGATGAGCGCCCTCTCCCTCGCCGCCGGCAGTAATATCACCGGCAGCACCGGCCAACTGTTGCAAGCGGCCACCGTCAACGTCATTCAAAGCTACGGCGCCCAGCAGATTAAGCTGCTAGCCGACAGCATGAACAGTGAAGTGGCCCGCACTGCCCTGCAGGGGCTACTGGCTGGCGCTGGCGCCGCCGCCCAAGGACAGAGCGCCACCCCCGCGGCCCTGGGGGCCAGTGCCAGCGTGGTCCTGAACAACCTCATAGACAGCGCCTATGGGGAAACCAGCAGCACTCTCAGCCTAGCGAAGCGCGAAGCCCGCAAAAACCTCGTCTCCACCCTCATCACCGGCACCACCCACGCCCTCGGCGGCGAGGCCGCCCTGGCCAATGCAGCGGCAACTATTGAAGCAGAGAATAATGCCGTTTTTGCCCCGTTAATTCCTGTTGCCCTGGGGACCATGTGGATAGCTGATAAGGCACTGACTGCTTACTACATCCACCAAGATGTTACTGCTCTACGTAGTGGTGAAAAAACTCTAGAACAAATTGCTCTTGAGCGCGGCGAGCAGTACATTATCGGAGCGTTGGTGGGTAACCTGGCCGGCCATGGCTACAAAGCCATCAAACAGGGTGGAAAATGGGTTGCTAAGGCCATCAAAGAGGGTACACACCACGGCCCACAGCTAGCTACGGCTACGGCAGGTGCAACCCAGCAATTTAGCCGGCAAGCTGGACAGATAAATAGCCGAACCCATGGCATTTACCAGGTCAATCGTCCTCAGCCTTCCGTTAATCCAGTAAATAAAATATGGAGCGTCAAGGGACGAATTAAAGAGGCTCAGTTGCCAACCAAGGGGAAAATAAGGTTTGTTCCACGTGAAGGTTATGCACCAAATGAATCGCTGCGCAGGAGTGTAAACAAGGGATATATTGATAGGTTCGGTAACGAATGGACTAAAGGCCCCTCTCGTACAGCAGGGCAACCATTTGAATGGGATGTTATTTTTTCAGATAGAGGGCAAAAGCAATTGGGGTGGGCTAGCCGTGATGGAAAACATATAAATGTCTCCTTAGATGGCAAAATAACTCATAGGTGA
- a CDS encoding IS3 family transposase — protein MAERIGDSTRREGYPKKSLGHLLSGPQVKYQFMQKHAGEFSVERMSNVLGVSRSGYYQFIKAEPSKRYCEDERLISEIKEVYTISNQIYGSPRIHAELRARGERCSRKRVCRLMKAAHIAAKMKKRFKVTTIVDPKAAVAPNLLKQKFTATRPDQYWAADITYIPTQEGWLYVAIVLDLFSRSIVGMDMQAHMTTELVAAALRQAITRRKPAAGLIHHSDRGSQYTSKGFKAVSAHHQITLSMSSTGNCYDNAVAESFFHTLKTEHTHFERFESREQAKLSIFEYVEVFYNRQRRHSTLGYLSPVNFEKNWLSQVA, from the coding sequence ATTGCGGAAAGAATTGGCGATAGCACGCGAAGAGAGGGATATCCTAAAAAAAGCCTTGGGCATCTTCTCAGTGGCCCGCAAGTAAAATACCAGTTTATGCAAAAGCATGCTGGGGAATTCAGCGTAGAGAGGATGTCCAACGTGTTAGGTGTATCCCGCAGTGGCTATTATCAGTTTATCAAGGCTGAGCCATCCAAGCGCTATTGTGAGGATGAGCGTTTAATATCTGAAATTAAAGAGGTTTATACCATAAGCAACCAAATTTACGGTAGCCCACGTATCCATGCTGAGTTACGAGCTAGAGGTGAGCGCTGTTCACGCAAACGGGTTTGTCGGCTAATGAAAGCAGCCCATATTGCGGCTAAGATGAAAAAACGATTTAAGGTAACCACAATAGTCGATCCAAAGGCCGCAGTGGCGCCTAATTTACTCAAGCAGAAGTTCACAGCCACTCGCCCTGATCAATACTGGGCAGCAGATATTACCTATATTCCGACCCAAGAGGGATGGTTGTATGTTGCTATCGTACTGGACCTGTTCTCTCGTAGTATCGTGGGGATGGATATGCAAGCTCACATGACCACCGAGTTAGTAGCCGCAGCATTACGCCAGGCAATAACACGGAGGAAGCCTGCTGCAGGTCTCATCCACCACTCCGACCGAGGCAGCCAGTATACCAGCAAAGGATTCAAGGCTGTATCGGCGCATCACCAGATAACGCTTAGCATGAGTAGTACGGGCAATTGTTATGACAATGCAGTAGCAGAGAGTTTTTTCCATACCTTAAAAACAGAGCACACCCACTTTGAACGTTTTGAGAGCAGAGAACAAGCCAAATTGAGCATTTTTGAATACGTAGAAGTGTTTTATAACCGACAGAGACGGCACTCAACGCTAGGCTATCTGTCTCCTGTAAATTTTGAAAAAAATTGGTTATCCCAGGTCGCTTAA
- a CDS encoding two-partner secretion domain-containing protein, producing the protein MNQRCFRVIFNRPRGQAIVVGELARTPGHVSSAGSVPRQSRWRCCTLPLVLIVTLGWMPGADATIVADANAPSAQQPNVVTAPNGASPLVNIQTPNAAGISHNTYSRFDVEPAGAILNNSRQAVHTQLAGTIAGNPHLTTGPAQIILNEVNSSNPSLLRGFIEVAGQRAHVVIANPSGIYVKGGGFINTSGVTLTTGTPQLQNGHLDSYRVTGGLIKIDGEGLDTRSADYTHIFAQAVQLNAAVHAKKLRVTTGNNLVKVDNGQATPIASSTEAPEFALDVAKLGGMYAHHIFIVGTENGVGMRNSGLLQANAGSLFLNNQGLLTNNGTIQSDDTLKLEIAGLDNRQGQINSVGSTLKITSSQPINNHQGQLRATKALHCRSLALRNVQGVITAGTRLTVDTQKQAVDNRQGTLSSSGKLQVRSGVLNNHQGLLQAGSTLTVNTHGKTLINSHSATQQGIVGQKISLTTGQLLNRRGVINGQNLRIESSRLSGQGQLKATGDLQLSLTSEQPQDLTGVLQANGQLTLTAFGELNNYARLEACAQLTAQAPILRNQATGIIQSPQTLVRGGDIPDGEVQNRGLIDGKSVEVRATTINNLGGGQLNGDQLAIGASHTLNNQAATIAARQRLVIGTQHLHNDDHAQIASQGSAVIGKQLLDQQQVTGQALTLTNQSSTIEIQDEADFTIATINNDAESAIHAEKQLTIHSGSINGEGPITSGSDLQVTLTSDQPKKLDGQLKAKNNLVLTANGELNNYGRLEAGEQLTAQAYIFRNYGPGIIQAQQTLVRGGDTQDGEVRNRGLIDGEHVEIRANFVNNFGGSRLYGDNITIGAHTTLNNHSECFDGVNWLPATLAARQRLVIGAKYIHNYKHGALIFSGNPAVIGEKLVNKNEVTGQSFALNNESATIDIQGDAHFNIGIFNNRDIHFKSREVQVGYSAGLRRTEPSPRTDRPNDYTAFDYSIKTTEKQIIHRDPAKVLIGGNLRLTGNSFKNDKSQVVMGGTMTGSLKTINNGEPEWIRKVEYSGTSEFTYTEWRGGFRQRTDRCWDTPLPYYDCKKTPIQLAVEQRNTRPTGSGLQIAERTELTLQPTDHGQLAPFNPLPAISEVAALARHPSSGLAMVIRSSNAPIILPTSGLFTIDASASNRPLITTDPRFINYHSGFSTQHLLQELRLNTEALPRLYSDSFHEQQRLRDQVIELTNHRFLPGHHSDAQQQQALVTQGIATARALQLTPGKPLTTTQQAQLTEAIVWPVVKPATLTSDQTTEVLYPQVYIPIVAH; encoded by the coding sequence ATGAATCAGCGCTGTTTTCGGGTTATCTTCAATCGACCACGCGGCCAAGCGATCGTCGTCGGCGAACTGGCGCGGACGCCAGGTCACGTGAGTAGCGCTGGCAGCGTGCCCAGACAGTCCCGGTGGCGCTGCTGTACCCTGCCTCTCGTTTTGATCGTCACCCTCGGCTGGATGCCTGGAGCGGACGCCACTATCGTCGCCGATGCCAACGCCCCAAGCGCCCAACAGCCCAACGTCGTCACCGCCCCCAATGGGGCCTCACCCCTGGTCAATATTCAAACACCCAATGCCGCCGGGATCTCACATAACACCTATAGCCGCTTTGATGTCGAGCCAGCAGGGGCCATTCTCAATAACAGCCGCCAAGCGGTGCACACCCAGTTAGCCGGCACTATCGCTGGCAACCCTCACCTCACCACTGGCCCCGCCCAGATCATTCTGAATGAAGTCAACTCCAGCAACCCCAGCCTGTTGCGGGGCTTTATCGAGGTGGCCGGGCAACGAGCCCACGTGGTCATAGCCAATCCCTCAGGGATTTATGTCAAAGGGGGTGGCTTTATCAACACCAGTGGCGTCACCCTGACCACCGGTACCCCACAATTGCAAAATGGGCACCTCGACAGCTATCGGGTGACCGGTGGTCTCATTAAGATTGATGGCGAGGGGTTAGATACCCGCTCCGCCGACTACACCCACATCTTCGCCCAAGCAGTGCAACTGAATGCGGCAGTGCACGCCAAAAAACTGAGGGTCACTACCGGCAATAACCTCGTCAAAGTGGATAACGGTCAAGCTACTCCAATCGCCAGTAGTACTGAAGCGCCTGAGTTTGCCCTTGATGTCGCTAAACTGGGTGGTATGTATGCCCATCATATTTTCATCGTCGGCACCGAGAACGGCGTGGGGATGCGCAATAGTGGCCTGTTGCAAGCCAATGCCGGTTCACTCTTCCTTAATAATCAAGGCTTACTAACGAATAACGGGACTATCCAGAGTGACGACACCCTCAAACTGGAGATCGCAGGCCTGGATAATCGCCAAGGGCAGATCAATTCAGTCGGCTCAACACTGAAGATAACGAGTAGCCAACCTATCAACAACCATCAGGGGCAGTTACGGGCCACTAAAGCATTACACTGCCGCAGTTTGGCGCTGCGCAATGTTCAAGGCGTCATCACCGCAGGTACGCGACTTACCGTCGATACACAAAAACAGGCGGTGGATAACCGTCAGGGTACCCTGAGCAGCAGTGGCAAACTCCAGGTACGGAGCGGTGTGCTTAATAACCACCAGGGGTTACTACAGGCTGGCAGCACACTCACCGTCAATACTCACGGGAAAACACTTATCAACAGCCACTCCGCTACTCAGCAAGGGATTGTCGGCCAGAAAATCAGCTTAACCACCGGCCAGCTGCTGAATCGTCGGGGTGTCATCAACGGCCAAAACTTGAGGATTGAGAGCAGTCGCTTGAGTGGTCAGGGTCAACTTAAGGCTACCGGCGATCTACAGCTAAGCCTTACCAGCGAGCAGCCCCAAGATCTCACAGGAGTTCTACAGGCCAATGGTCAGCTGACACTCACCGCTTTCGGTGAACTGAACAACTATGCTCGGCTAGAAGCGTGCGCTCAGTTAACAGCACAAGCCCCTATCCTGCGTAATCAAGCAACCGGGATTATCCAAAGCCCACAGACGCTAGTGCGGGGTGGAGATATCCCGGATGGTGAGGTACAAAACCGCGGGCTGATTGATGGCAAGAGCGTTGAGGTGCGCGCTACCACCATTAATAATCTGGGTGGCGGCCAACTGAATGGAGATCAGCTGGCGATTGGGGCCAGCCACACGCTGAACAACCAGGCCGCTACCATTGCTGCCCGGCAGCGTTTAGTGATCGGCACCCAGCATCTGCACAATGACGACCACGCGCAGATCGCCAGTCAGGGCTCCGCAGTGATTGGTAAGCAACTACTTGATCAGCAACAAGTGACGGGTCAAGCCCTCACTCTGACTAATCAATCGTCAACGATTGAGATCCAGGACGAGGCCGATTTCACGATCGCTACCATCAATAACGATGCCGAAAGTGCTATCCACGCTGAAAAGCAGCTGACTATCCACAGTGGCAGCATCAATGGGGAGGGACCGATCACCTCGGGGAGTGATTTGCAGGTGACTCTCACCAGCGATCAGCCGAAAAAACTGGACGGGCAGCTCAAGGCCAAGAACAACCTGGTACTCACCGCCAACGGTGAACTGAATAACTACGGTCGGCTGGAAGCGGGGGAGCAGTTAACGGCACAAGCTTATATTTTTCGTAATTATGGTCCGGGGATTATTCAAGCCCAACAGACACTAGTGCGGGGTGGCGACACCCAAGATGGTGAGGTACGAAACCGTGGATTGATTGATGGGGAGCATGTGGAGATACGCGCTAACTTTGTCAACAATTTTGGTGGCAGTCGGCTGTACGGAGATAACATCACTATTGGTGCCCACACCACCCTGAACAACCACTCAGAGTGTTTTGATGGCGTTAATTGGTTGCCAGCCACCCTTGCCGCCCGTCAGCGCTTGGTGATTGGCGCAAAGTATATTCACAACTATAAGCATGGTGCACTCATTTTTAGTGGGAACCCAGCCGTTATCGGTGAAAAACTGGTCAATAAAAATGAGGTGACTGGCCAAAGCTTTGCACTAAATAATGAGTCCGCTACCATAGATATCCAAGGTGACGCTCATTTCAACATTGGTATCTTCAATAACCGTGATATCCATTTTAAAAGCCGTGAGGTGCAAGTCGGTTATAGTGCTGGATTACGACGTACAGAGCCTAGTCCACGTACTGATAGACCGAATGATTACACCGCATTTGATTACAGTATCAAGACGACTGAAAAGCAAATAATCCATCGAGATCCCGCTAAAGTATTGATTGGTGGTAACTTGAGGCTGACTGGAAATAGTTTCAAAAACGATAAAAGCCAGGTAGTGATGGGTGGAACCATGACTGGCTCTTTGAAGACGATCAATAACGGTGAACCTGAGTGGATCCGGAAGGTTGAATATTCTGGCACTTCAGAATTTACCTATACCGAATGGCGGGGTGGCTTTAGGCAACGAACTGATCGCTGCTGGGACACACCTTTGCCCTATTATGACTGCAAAAAAACCCCCATCCAGCTTGCCGTAGAGCAGCGCAACACCCGCCCGACGGGCAGTGGCCTACAGATCGCTGAACGGACGGAGCTAACCTTACAGCCCACTGACCATGGGCAGTTAGCACCGTTCAACCCACTGCCAGCCATCAGCGAAGTGGCCGCACTGGCGCGCCATCCTAGTAGCGGGCTAGCGATGGTGATTCGCAGTAGCAATGCCCCGATAATCCTGCCCACCAGTGGTCTGTTTACCATTGATGCCAGTGCCAGCAATCGCCCATTGATTACTACCGATCCGCGCTTTATCAACTATCACAGCGGCTTCAGTACCCAGCACCTACTCCAGGAGCTCCGCCTGAACACGGAGGCCCTACCCAGACTCTATAGCGATAGTTTTCACGAGCAGCAGCGGCTACGTGACCAAGTCATCGAATTGACAAACCACCGTTTTTTACCCGGCCATCACAGTGATGCCCAGCAGCAACAGGCCTTAGTCACCCAAGGAATTGCTACTGCCCGAGCACTACAGCTTACCCCAGGTAAACCCCTGACGACCACCCAACAAGCCCAGTTGACTGAGGCTATTGTCTGGCCGGTAGTTAAGCCGGCCACCTTGACATCTGACCAGACGACCGAAGTGTTATATCCACAGGTCTATATCCCGATAGTCGCTCACTGA
- a CDS encoding immunity 42 family protein: protein MIYGDIFVIGIQLELVAIYDTVKYGMINFVIDERLLPGQGTLVDLYPTLEGLKSSLQLGLSKQPPELASGALAAIDFVEPPPGIIRLQVGMLEDFGFCCCLGFTTKDDRFFYSTDYAETFQEQRYPRGTIERLINSLPKIEEVEFCSQEIVRNYPGPLKVTRFEQTGGKGYR from the coding sequence ATGATTTATGGCGATATTTTTGTTATCGGCATCCAGCTTGAGCTAGTAGCGATTTATGATACGGTTAAGTATGGCATGATCAACTTTGTGATTGATGAAAGGTTATTGCCGGGACAAGGAACCTTAGTCGATCTATACCCCACGCTCGAGGGGCTAAAGAGCAGTTTACAGCTTGGGTTATCAAAGCAGCCCCCTGAGCTAGCTTCAGGTGCGCTGGCAGCAATTGATTTTGTAGAACCGCCGCCCGGTATTATCCGGCTACAAGTGGGTATGTTGGAAGATTTTGGGTTCTGTTGTTGTTTAGGGTTTACCACCAAGGATGATCGATTTTTTTATTCGACAGATTATGCCGAAACCTTTCAAGAACAACGTTACCCTCGAGGAACTATTGAACGCTTGATTAATAGCCTGCCAAAAATCGAAGAGGTCGAGTTTTGTAGCCAAGAGATAGTCAGGAATTACCCGGGCCCTTTGAAAGTCACTCGATTTGAACAAACTGGCGGCAAGGGTTATCGATAA